From a region of the Salvelinus alpinus chromosome 2, SLU_Salpinus.1, whole genome shotgun sequence genome:
- the LOC139559833 gene encoding activin receptor type-1B-like produces MQCNGNIAIMAKNLILLIILALVCIFGTYDALWCNCTTAQCEKTGSRCETDGACMASTSFINGLEQHIRICITRDKLVPPGQPFYCLSAEGLLYTHCCYTNYCNSLDLKVTSVTSRPGLGGVFGLDGKWGPVELVAVVAGPVCLLCVLLIMGVFLFQYHQRAYSHRQRLEVEDPSCDHLYMAKDKTLQDLIYDMSTSGSGSGLPLFVQRTVARTIVLQEIIGKGRFGEVWRGRWRGGDVAVKIFSSREERSWFREAEIYQTIMLRHENILGFIAADNKDNGTWTQLWLVSDYHEYGSLFDYLNRYSITIEGMIKLALSAASGLAHLHMEILGTQGKPGIAHRDLKSKNILVKKNSTCAIADLGLAVRHESTTDTIDIAPNQRVGTKRYMAPEVLDESINMRHFDSFKCADIYALGLVYWEIARRCNAGGIHEEYQLPYFDLVPSDPSIEEMRKLVCDQKLRPNVPNWWQSYETLRVMGKIMRECWYANGAARLTSLRIKKTLSQLSVQEDIKV; encoded by the exons ATGCAATGCAATGGGAATATAGCGATCATGGCTAAGAATCTAATTTTGTTAATTATTCTCGCCCTGGTTTGCATATTCGGAACTTATGATG cTTTGTGGTGTAACTGCACCACAGCCCAGTGTGAGAAGACTGGCTCCCGGTGTGAGACAGACGGGGCCTGCATGGCCTCCACGTCCTTCATCAATGGGCTGGAGCAGCACATCCGTATCTGCATCACCCGGGACAAACTGGTGCCCCCGGGCCAGCCCTTCTACTGCCTGAGCGCTGAGGGCCTCctctacacacactgctgctacactaACTACTGCAACAGCCTCGACCTCAAAGTAACCTCTG tGACGTCTCGGCCGGGCCTGGGGGGCGTCTTTGGCCTTGATGGTAAATGGGGTCCAGTGGAGCTGGTAGCAGTGGTCGCAGGGCCCGTCTGCCTGCTGTGTGTGCTGCTAATCATGGGTGTGTTCCTGTTCCAGTACCACCAGCGGGCCTACAGCCACAGGCAGAGGCTGGAGGTGGAGGACCCCTCCTGTGACCACCTCTACATGGCCAAGGACAAGACCCTGCAGGACCTCATCTACGACATGTCCACCTCTGGATCAGGCTCCG GCCTCCCTCTGTTTGTCCAGCGTACAGTGGCCAGGACCATCGTGCTGCAGGAGATTATAGGGAAAGGGCGTTTCGGGGAAGTGTGGCGCGgccgctggagaggaggagacgtGGCGGTGAAGATCTTTTCGTCCAGAGAGGAACGCTCCTGGTTCCGCGAGGCCGAGATCTACCAGACCATCATGCTGCGCCATGAAAATATCCTGGGATTCATCGCTGCCGACAACAAAG ATAATGGCACATGGACCCAGCTGTGGCTGGTGTCAGACTACCACGAGTACGGCTCTCTGTTTGACTACCTGAACCGCTACTCCATCACCATCGAGGGAATGATCAAACTGGCACTGTCTGCTGCCAGCGGCCTGGCACACCTGCACATGGAGATCCTGGGCACACAGG GTAAGCCTGGTATTGCCCACCGGGACCTCAAGTCTAAGAACATCCTGGTGAAGAAAAACAGTACCTGTGCCATTGCTGACCTGGGGCTGGCCGTGCGCCACGAGTCCACCACCGACACCATAGACATCGCCCCCAACCAGAGAGTGGGCACAAAGAG GTACATGGCCCCTGAGGTTCTGGATGAGAGCATCAACATGAGGCATTTTGATTCGTTTAAGTGTGCAGACATCTACGCTCTGGGCCTGGTTTACTGGGAGATCGCACGCCGCTGCAACGCTGGAG GTATCCATGAGGAGTACCAGCTACCGTACTTTGACCTGGTGCCCTCTGACCCCTCCATAGAGGAGATGAGGAAGCTGGTGTGTGACCAGAAGCTACGGCCCAACGTGCCCAACTGGTGGCAGAGCTACGAG ACCCTGCGTGTGATGGGGAAGATCATGAGGGAGTGTTGGTATGCCAACGGAGCTGCCCGCCTCACCTCCCTGCGCATCAAGAAGACCCTGTCCCAGCTGAGTGTCCAGGAGGACATCAAAGTCTGA
- the LOC139559842 gene encoding 5'-AMP-activated protein kinase subunit gamma-1-like yields MRNQKEVLLEGAIAISRASGGVPVIPRHLSPRLFQAISPAKFNKQIPREEVRREKNVWWFSSLPYRAKQGRDSEWKMECIPLSVDDVDCKKEPLLEDSDYNVYTRFMKSHRCYDLVPTSSKLVVFDTSLQVKKAFFALVSNGVRAAPLWDCKKQCFVGMLTITDFINILHRYYKSPLVQIYELEEHKIETWREVYLQDSFKPLVSISPNESLYDAVSSLLKNKIHRLPVIDPLTGNTLYILTHKRILKFLKLFISEMPKPAFLGQTLEELGIGTFHKIAVVRSDTPLYTALGIFVEQRVSALPVVDDNGRVVDIYSKFDVINLAAEKTYNNLDVTVTKALQHRSQYFEGVLTCNTHDTLESIINRLVEAEVHRLVVVDEQEVVKGIVSLSDILQALVLTNGDGDKGTA; encoded by the exons ATGCGCAATCAGAAGGAAGTACTGTTAGAGGGGGCAATCGCAATCTCTCGCGCTTCCGGGGGAGTTCCAGTCATTCCAAGGCATCTTTCTCCTCGTTTATTTCAAGCTATCAGTCCAGCTAAGTTTAATAAACAGATACCTCGGGAAGAAGTCCGGCGTGAGAAGAACGTTTGGTGGTTTTCTTCGCTACCTTACAGGGCCAAGCAAGGACGAGACAGTGAATGGAAAATGGAGTGT ATTCCACTTTCTGTTGATGATGTGGATTGTAAAAAGGAGCCACTTCTAGAAG ACTCGGATTATAATGTCTACACCCGGTTTATGAAGTCTCATCGGTGCTATGACTTGGTCCCTACCAGCTCCAAGTTGGTGGTGTTCGATACTTCACTGCAG GTAAAGAAGGCATTTTTCGCTCTGGTGTCCAATGGGGTGAGAGCAGCACCACTCTGGGACTGTAAGAAGCAGTGTTTTGTAG GCATGCTGACCATCACAGACTTCATCAACATCCTCCATCGCTACTACAAGTCTCCTTTG GTGCAGATATATGAGTTGGAGGAGCACAAGATAGAGACATGGAGAG AAGTCTACCTTCAAGACTCCTTCAAGCCCCTAGTCAGCATATCCCCCAATGAAAG CCTGTATGACGCCGTGTCGTCTCTGCTGAAGAATAAGATCCACAGACTGCCTGTGATCGACCCTCTGACAGGGAACACTCTCTACATCCTCACTCACAAGAGGATCCTCAAGTTCCTCAAGCTCTTT ATATCGGAGATGCCGAAACCTGCTTTCTTAGGCCAGACTCTAGAGGAACTGGGCATCGGAACATTCCATAAGATTGCAGTGGTGCGTTCTGACACACCTCTTTACACAGCACTGGGCATCTTCGTGGAGCAGAGAGTGTCTGCCCTGCCTGTCGTCGATGACAATG GACGAGTGGTGGACATTTACTCCAAATTTGATGTCATT AACCTAGCTGCAGAGAAGACGTACAACAACCTGGATGTGACTGTGACCAAAGCCCTGCAGCACCGCTCTCAGTATTTTGAGGGAGTGCTCACCTGCAACACACACGACACACTGGAGTCCATCATCAACAGACTGGTAGAGGCAGAG GTGCACAGGCTGGTGGTGGTTGATGAGCAGGAGGTGGTGAAGGGTATCGTCTCTCTCTCAGACATCCTCCAGGCACTGGTGCTCACTAATGGAGACGGAGACAAGG GAACTGCTTGA
- the LOC139559849 gene encoding GTP-binding protein Rheb-like, giving the protein MPQPKYRKIAVIGYRSVGKSSLTIQFVEGQFVDSYDPTIENTFNKMVSVNGQDFNLQLVDTAGQDEYSIFPQSHSMDIHGYVLVYAVTSMKSFEVVQVLHDKLLDMVGKIQVPTVLVGNKKDLHMERVIKPEEGKKLADSWGAAFMESSAKENETAVELFKRIILEMERADGNVASEDKKCAVM; this is encoded by the exons GAAAGTCTTCTCTCACAATACAGTTCGTGGAAGGACAGTTCGTAGATTCATATGACCCTACCATTGAAAACA CCTTCAACAAAATGGTGTCTGTCAACGGTCAAGACTTCAATCTTCAGTTGGTCGATACTGCGGGTCAG GACGAATACTCTATTTTCCCTCAGTCTCATTCAATGGACATCCATGGTTATGTCTTGGTCTACGCAGTGACTTCCATGAAAAG TTTTGAAGTTGTTCAGGTTCTTCATGACAAGCTTCTAGATATGGTTGGGAAAATACA GGTGCCAACTGTTCTTGTTGGGAACAAAAAAGATCTCCACATGGAAAG GGTGATCAAGCCAGAAGAAGGGAAGAAGCTGGCCGACTCATGGGGAGCAGCGTTCATGGAGTCTTCTGCCAAGGAGAACGAG ACCGCTGTAGAGTTATTCAAGCGGATCATTCTGGAGATGGAAAGGGCGGATGGGAACGTTGCCTCAGAAGATAAGAAGTGTGCTGTGATGTAA